One window from the genome of Micromonospora aurantiaca ATCC 27029 encodes:
- a CDS encoding D-alanine--D-alanine ligase family protein encodes MRETVRIGVVFGGPSAEHEVSCASALGVARALAEQGHRVVALGITRTGGIRLLPEPVLAQHLGTVTAGRAIDDRLPVTGPAVELRRGTTTGTVAVGAADAPATVHAELDVVFPVLHGPYGEDGVVQGLLESLGVPYVGCGILASAVGMDKVAMKRALRAEDVPTTPYVWFDEPTWRAASDPEKLVVGLRGPLFVKPARMGSSIGISRVADGDDLVAAVEEAFRHDHVVLVEQGVTGRELECGVLGGWQPEASAVGEVRVAGGWFDYRQKYFGDADPMIVPAPLPDEVTERIRELSVRAFTAIGGWGLARVDFLYDETTSDLFVNELNTLPGFTAHSMYPKVWAESGVAYPEVVDRLVALAFTRHAARPSREHPGGTP; translated from the coding sequence ATGAGAGAGACAGTGCGGATCGGTGTCGTGTTCGGAGGCCCGTCGGCGGAACACGAGGTCTCCTGCGCCTCGGCGCTCGGCGTGGCCCGGGCCCTGGCCGAGCAGGGGCACCGGGTGGTGGCGCTCGGCATCACCCGTACCGGCGGGATCCGGCTGCTGCCCGAACCGGTGCTCGCGCAGCACCTCGGCACCGTGACGGCCGGGCGGGCGATCGACGACCGGCTGCCGGTCACCGGTCCGGCGGTCGAGCTGCGACGCGGAACGACAACCGGCACCGTCGCGGTCGGCGCGGCCGACGCCCCCGCGACTGTGCACGCCGAACTGGACGTGGTGTTCCCGGTGCTGCACGGCCCGTACGGCGAGGACGGCGTGGTGCAGGGGCTGCTGGAGTCACTGGGCGTGCCGTACGTCGGGTGCGGCATCCTCGCCTCCGCAGTCGGCATGGACAAGGTGGCGATGAAGCGGGCGCTGCGGGCCGAGGACGTGCCGACCACGCCGTACGTCTGGTTCGACGAACCGACCTGGCGGGCCGCGTCCGACCCGGAGAAGCTGGTGGTCGGGCTGCGCGGGCCGCTGTTCGTCAAGCCGGCCCGGATGGGCTCTTCGATCGGGATCTCCCGGGTGGCCGACGGCGACGACCTGGTCGCCGCCGTGGAGGAGGCGTTCCGGCACGACCACGTGGTGCTCGTCGAGCAGGGCGTGACCGGCCGGGAACTGGAGTGCGGCGTGCTCGGCGGCTGGCAGCCGGAGGCGTCGGCGGTCGGCGAGGTCCGGGTCGCGGGCGGCTGGTTCGACTACCGGCAGAAGTACTTCGGCGACGCCGACCCGATGATCGTCCCGGCGCCGCTGCCGGACGAGGTCACCGAGCGGATCCGCGAGCTGTCGGTGCGGGCGTTCACCGCGATCGGCGGCTGGGGCCTGGCCCGTGTCGACTTCCTCTACGACGAGACCACCAGCGACCTGTTCGTCAACGAGCTGAACACGCTGCCGGGCTTCACCGCCCACTCGATGTACCCGAAGGTGTGGGCCGAGTCCGGCGTCGCGTACCCCGAGGTGGTGGACCGGCTCGTCGCGCTCGCCTTCACCAGGCACGCGGCCCGGCCGTCGCGCGAACACCCCGGGGGTACGCCGTGA
- a CDS encoding M15 family metallopeptidase has protein sequence MILLSDPRVAAVSSRDDGEPLVDLREVPGLRVDGRAADPAGAYARVRLGVADRLLAAQRALPAGLRLLVVEGYRPYRAQLDIFTGYRDELRRRHPDWPADRLHRETTKFVSPVAVAPHSTGGAVDLTLCDADGVELDMGTALDATPEESADACFTAARHIPVSAWGATGTCWWRR, from the coding sequence GTGATCCTGCTCTCCGACCCCCGGGTCGCCGCGGTGTCCAGCCGGGACGACGGCGAACCCCTGGTGGACCTGCGCGAGGTGCCCGGGCTGCGGGTGGACGGGCGGGCCGCCGACCCCGCCGGGGCGTACGCCCGGGTGCGGCTCGGGGTCGCGGACCGGTTGCTGGCCGCGCAGCGCGCGCTGCCGGCCGGGCTGCGCCTGCTCGTGGTCGAGGGGTACCGGCCGTACCGGGCGCAGCTCGACATCTTCACCGGCTACCGGGACGAGTTGCGGCGGCGCCACCCGGACTGGCCGGCGGACCGGTTGCACCGGGAGACCACCAAGTTCGTCTCGCCGGTCGCTGTGGCCCCGCACAGCACCGGCGGAGCAGTCGACCTCACGCTGTGTGACGCCGACGGGGTGGAGTTGGACATGGGCACAGCGCTCGACGCCACCCCGGAGGAGAGCGCCGACGCCTGCTTCACCGCGGCCCGGCACATCCCGGTCAGCGCGTGGGGCGCAACCGGAACGTGCTGGTGGCGGCGCTGA
- a CDS encoding M15 family metallopeptidase: MGRNRNVLVAALSGAGLVNYPTEWWHWSYGDRYWALMTGAPHTRYGPL, translated from the coding sequence GTGGGGCGCAACCGGAACGTGCTGGTGGCGGCGCTGAGCGGCGCGGGGCTGGTGAACTACCCGACGGAGTGGTGGCACTGGTCCTACGGCGACAGGTACTGGGCGCTGATGACCGGAGCGCCACACACCCGCTACGGTCCGCTGTAG
- the gabT gene encoding 4-aminobutyrate--2-oxoglutarate transaminase, with the protein MATSEELHKRRVEAVARGVGSTIPAYVDRAGGGTITDVDGREWIDFAAGIAVTNVGNSAPRVVEAVRAQVERFTHTCFMVAPYESYVAVCEQLNALTPGGFGKRSALFNSGAEAVENAVKIARHATGRPAVVVFDHAYHGRTNLTMALTAKNMPYKHRFGPFAGEVYRVPMSYPLRDGGLDGATAAARSIEMIEKQVGAENVAALLIEPIQGEGGFVVPAQGFLPALREWATAAGVVFVADEIQTGFCRTGDWFACEHEGVEPDLITLAKGIAGGLPLAAVTGRADLMDAVHVGGLGGTYGGNPIACAAALASMETMRELDLAAAARRIGAVMGERLRTIAAGDPRVAEVRGRGAMLAMEIVVPGTLTPDPAATAAISAACHAAGLLTLTCGTYGNVLRFLPPLVISDDELGRGLDILAAAFG; encoded by the coding sequence GTGGCCACGAGCGAGGAGTTGCACAAGCGCCGGGTCGAGGCGGTGGCGCGGGGCGTGGGCAGCACGATCCCCGCGTACGTGGACCGGGCGGGCGGCGGCACGATCACCGACGTGGACGGCCGGGAGTGGATCGACTTCGCGGCCGGCATCGCCGTCACCAACGTGGGCAACTCCGCGCCGCGCGTGGTCGAGGCGGTACGCGCGCAGGTCGAACGCTTCACCCACACCTGCTTCATGGTCGCGCCGTACGAGTCGTACGTGGCGGTCTGCGAGCAGCTCAACGCGCTGACGCCGGGTGGCTTCGGGAAGCGGTCGGCGTTGTTCAACTCCGGCGCCGAGGCGGTGGAGAACGCGGTGAAGATCGCCCGGCACGCGACCGGGCGGCCCGCTGTGGTGGTGTTCGACCACGCGTACCACGGCCGGACCAACCTGACCATGGCGCTGACCGCGAAGAACATGCCGTACAAGCACCGGTTCGGGCCGTTCGCCGGTGAGGTCTACCGGGTGCCGATGTCGTACCCGCTGCGCGACGGCGGGCTCGACGGCGCCACCGCGGCGGCCCGGTCGATCGAGATGATCGAGAAGCAGGTGGGCGCGGAGAACGTGGCGGCGCTGCTGATCGAGCCGATCCAGGGCGAGGGCGGTTTCGTCGTACCCGCTCAGGGTTTCCTGCCGGCGCTGCGCGAGTGGGCGACGGCGGCCGGGGTGGTGTTCGTCGCCGACGAGATCCAGACCGGTTTCTGCCGCACCGGCGACTGGTTCGCCTGCGAGCACGAGGGCGTCGAGCCGGACCTGATCACGCTGGCGAAGGGCATCGCGGGCGGCCTGCCGCTGGCGGCTGTGACCGGCCGGGCGGACCTGATGGACGCGGTGCACGTCGGCGGCCTCGGCGGCACGTACGGCGGAAACCCGATCGCCTGCGCCGCCGCGCTCGCGTCGATGGAGACGATGCGGGAGCTGGACCTGGCCGCGGCCGCGCGCCGGATCGGCGCGGTGATGGGTGAGCGGCTGCGCACGATCGCCGCCGGTGACCCGCGCGTGGCAGAGGTACGCGGCCGGGGCGCGATGCTCGCGATGGAGATCGTGGTGCCGGGCACGCTGACCCCGGACCCGGCCGCCACGGCGGCGATCTCGGCGGCCTGCCACGCGGCCGGGCTACTCACCCTGACCTGCGGCACCTACGGCAACGTGCTGCGGTTCCTGCCTCCGCTCGTCATCTCCGACGACGAGCTGGGCCGGGGACTCGACATCCTGGCGGCCGCCTTCGGCTGA
- a CDS encoding gamma-aminobutyraldehyde dehydrogenase translates to MSDQQQLRNFVNGEYVDPVDGGYADLIDPCTGEVFAQAPVSGAADVDAAMKAASAAFETWRDATPAERQRALLKFADAVESRAAELVDAEVRNTGKPRQLTADEELPPAVDELRFFAGAARLLEGRSAGEYMAGHTSYVRREPIGVCAQVTPWNYPLMMAVWKIAPALAAGNAVVLKPSDTTPVSTLLLAEIAAEHLPPGVFNVVCGDRDTGRTLVSHPTPQLVSITGSTRAGMEVAAAAAPDLKRTHLELGGKAPVVIFDDADVAAAAEAIAMGGYFNAGQDCTAATRVLTGPGIHEDFVAALTEQARNTRTGAPDDADVLYGPLNNANQLARVSGFVDRLPDHANVTTGGARVGERGFFYAPTVVSGVRQADEIIQDEVFGPVITVQRFSDEDEAVRWANGVDYGLSASVWTRDHGRAMRMTRRLDFGCVWVNTHIPFVSEMPHGGFKHSGHGKDLSVYSLEDYTRVKHVMHNIEG, encoded by the coding sequence ATGAGCGACCAGCAGCAGCTGCGCAACTTCGTCAACGGCGAGTACGTCGACCCGGTGGACGGCGGCTACGCCGACCTGATCGACCCGTGCACCGGCGAGGTCTTCGCCCAGGCCCCGGTCTCCGGCGCGGCGGATGTGGACGCGGCGATGAAGGCCGCCTCCGCCGCGTTCGAGACCTGGCGGGACGCCACACCGGCCGAGCGGCAGCGGGCGCTGCTGAAGTTCGCCGACGCGGTGGAGTCGCGGGCCGCCGAGCTGGTCGACGCGGAGGTCCGCAACACCGGTAAGCCCCGGCAGCTCACCGCCGACGAGGAACTGCCGCCCGCGGTGGACGAGCTGCGCTTCTTCGCCGGGGCGGCGCGCCTGCTGGAGGGGCGCTCGGCCGGCGAGTACATGGCCGGGCACACCTCGTACGTGCGGCGCGAGCCGATCGGCGTCTGCGCCCAGGTGACGCCGTGGAACTACCCGCTGATGATGGCGGTCTGGAAGATCGCCCCGGCGCTCGCGGCCGGCAACGCGGTGGTGCTGAAGCCGTCGGACACCACGCCGGTGTCGACGCTGCTGCTGGCCGAGATCGCCGCCGAGCACCTGCCCCCGGGTGTGTTCAACGTGGTCTGCGGCGACCGCGACACCGGCCGTACGCTGGTCTCCCACCCGACCCCGCAGCTCGTGTCGATCACCGGCTCGACCCGCGCGGGCATGGAGGTGGCCGCCGCGGCGGCGCCGGACCTGAAGCGGACCCACCTGGAGCTGGGCGGCAAGGCCCCGGTGGTGATCTTCGACGACGCGGACGTGGCGGCGGCGGCCGAGGCGATCGCGATGGGCGGCTACTTCAACGCCGGTCAGGACTGCACGGCGGCGACCCGCGTGCTCACCGGTCCGGGCATCCACGAGGATTTCGTGGCCGCGCTGACCGAGCAGGCCCGCAACACCCGCACCGGCGCGCCGGACGACGCGGACGTGCTCTACGGCCCGCTGAACAACGCCAACCAGCTCGCCCGGGTCAGCGGCTTCGTGGACCGGCTGCCGGACCACGCGAACGTCACCACCGGCGGTGCCCGGGTCGGCGAGCGTGGCTTCTTCTACGCCCCGACAGTGGTCTCCGGCGTCCGCCAGGCCGACGAGATCATCCAGGACGAGGTGTTCGGGCCGGTCATCACCGTGCAGCGCTTCTCCGACGAGGACGAGGCGGTGCGCTGGGCCAACGGCGTGGACTACGGCCTGTCCGCCTCGGTGTGGACGCGCGACCACGGCCGGGCCATGCGGATGACCCGGCGGCTGGACTTCGGGTGCGTCTGGGTGAACACGCACATCCCGTTCGTCTCGGAGATGCCGCACGGCGGCTTCAAGCACTCCGGCCACGGCAAGGACCTGTCGGTCTACAGCCTGGAGGACTACACCCGGGTCAAGCACGTCATGCACAACATCGAGGGCTGA
- a CDS encoding aldehyde dehydrogenase family protein, which yields MEPRAFYVAGRPAHGEDELTVTHPYDGQPVGRTTLATADQLEAAVAGAARVAAEAAALPAHARAAALDHVSRRLAERADEVAALITAENGKPVKWAKAEVGRAISTFRWAAEEARRFSGELQRLDTDPAATGRIALVRRVPRGPVLGITPFNFPLNLVAHKVAPALAVGTPIVVKPAPATPLTALLLGEILAETDLPEGMFSVLPLPNERAAELVTDPRLPVVSFTGSGPVGAAIRRAAPDKHVTLELGGNAAAVICEDWAADEDLTFAAHRIATFSNYQAGQSCIAVQRVYVHEWLYDGFLPRLVAAVQALRTGDPRSELTDVGPLVSVEAAQRVETWVDEAVAAGAVIETGGRRDGATYPPTVLSGVPTDAKVCAEEVFGPVLVVAPVVNDRAAFAAVNDSAYGLQAGVFTHRLDVAFDAARTLEVGGVIVGDVPSYRADQMPYGGMKGSGVGREGLRSAMDDYTEPRVTVLTGVAL from the coding sequence GTGGAGCCGAGAGCCTTCTACGTCGCCGGTCGCCCCGCCCACGGCGAGGACGAGCTGACAGTCACCCACCCGTACGACGGGCAGCCGGTGGGGCGTACCACGCTCGCCACGGCCGACCAGCTCGAAGCCGCAGTCGCGGGCGCCGCCCGGGTGGCCGCGGAGGCCGCGGCCCTGCCCGCGCACGCCCGCGCGGCCGCCCTGGACCACGTCTCCCGCCGGCTCGCCGAGCGGGCCGACGAGGTCGCCGCGCTGATCACCGCCGAGAACGGCAAGCCGGTCAAATGGGCGAAGGCCGAGGTCGGGCGCGCGATCTCCACGTTCCGGTGGGCCGCCGAGGAGGCCCGCCGCTTCTCCGGCGAGCTGCAACGGCTCGACACCGACCCCGCCGCCACCGGGCGGATCGCCCTGGTCCGGCGCGTGCCGCGCGGCCCGGTGCTCGGCATCACGCCGTTCAACTTCCCGCTCAACCTGGTCGCCCACAAGGTCGCCCCGGCGCTCGCCGTCGGCACCCCGATCGTGGTCAAGCCCGCCCCGGCCACCCCTCTCACCGCGCTGCTGCTCGGCGAGATCCTGGCCGAGACCGACCTGCCCGAGGGCATGTTCTCGGTGCTGCCGCTGCCGAACGAGCGCGCCGCCGAACTGGTCACCGACCCGCGGCTACCGGTGGTGTCGTTCACCGGCTCCGGACCGGTCGGCGCGGCCATCCGCCGGGCCGCGCCGGACAAGCACGTCACGCTGGAACTCGGCGGCAACGCGGCGGCGGTCATCTGCGAGGACTGGGCGGCGGACGAGGACCTGACCTTCGCCGCGCACCGCATCGCCACGTTCTCCAACTACCAGGCCGGGCAGTCGTGCATCGCCGTGCAGCGGGTCTACGTGCACGAATGGCTCTACGACGGCTTCCTGCCCCGGCTCGTCGCGGCGGTGCAGGCGCTGCGCACCGGCGACCCGCGCTCCGAGCTGACCGACGTCGGCCCGCTGGTGTCGGTCGAGGCGGCGCAGCGCGTCGAGACCTGGGTGGACGAGGCGGTCGCCGCCGGCGCCGTCATCGAGACCGGCGGGCGGCGCGACGGCGCCACCTACCCGCCCACTGTGCTCAGCGGCGTGCCGACCGACGCGAAGGTGTGCGCCGAAGAGGTGTTCGGACCGGTGCTGGTGGTCGCCCCGGTCGTGAACGACCGGGCCGCGTTCGCCGCCGTCAACGACTCGGCGTACGGCCTCCAGGCCGGCGTCTTCACCCACCGGCTCGACGTGGCGTTCGACGCCGCCCGCACGCTGGAGGTCGGTGGCGTGATCGTCGGGGACGTGCCGTCGTACCGGGCCGACCAGATGCCGTACGGCGGGATGAAGGGCTCCGGGGTCGGGCGGGAAGGGCTGCGCAGCGCGATGGACGACTACACCGAGCCGCGGGTCACGGTGCTGACCGGCGTGGCCCTCTGA
- a CDS encoding YwqJ-related putative deaminase, with product MVIERQQAEQIASVWARRDSDRLGFPCTPEVEEFDLGYVVSSVVSTEARALPGDLPTTVIDKETGEVSTWPRVPAAAVERMYRQRRPAEPRPPRTVDPAAQLLRELTRLPTPGAAAHLTLDGRQHVAQGAKGAIEVRHHPLVQSYLDELPAGHLVRGGERHAEMIVVSDALYEHDHRRAAEGLPPLSIEDARDLLASSRIEVYRSREPGDPQGGQADLPCDSCVRFLVRFAVLPWSDLAFVEEWRPEPREVIQPGRFPDDVAHALMDGGWQISMFNEALAMGAMTETKAVAGQHHRHEAFPAAEAALTAFPAVLSRRRGPGEQVWISRFTTNPLRAAHTADSLADFAAVLGARLFPLGSERQESILAIDEHGRIFALDQAGEWFLGADIDAALTTLLLGRAPARVRDDGTW from the coding sequence GTGGTGATCGAGCGACAGCAGGCCGAGCAGATCGCCTCGGTGTGGGCCCGGCGGGACTCCGACCGCCTCGGTTTTCCCTGCACGCCGGAGGTCGAGGAGTTCGACCTGGGCTACGTGGTGAGTTCCGTCGTGTCCACCGAGGCCCGGGCGCTCCCCGGCGACCTGCCGACCACTGTGATCGACAAGGAGACCGGCGAGGTGTCCACGTGGCCACGGGTGCCGGCCGCGGCGGTCGAGCGGATGTACCGGCAGCGGCGTCCGGCCGAACCGCGCCCGCCGCGTACCGTCGACCCGGCCGCCCAACTGCTGCGTGAGCTGACCCGCCTGCCCACGCCCGGCGCGGCGGCGCACCTCACGCTCGACGGCCGGCAGCACGTCGCGCAGGGCGCGAAGGGCGCGATCGAGGTACGCCACCATCCGCTGGTGCAGTCCTATCTGGACGAACTACCGGCGGGGCATCTGGTACGCGGCGGGGAACGGCACGCCGAGATGATCGTCGTCTCCGATGCGCTCTACGAGCACGACCACCGCCGAGCCGCCGAGGGTCTGCCGCCGTTGTCCATCGAGGACGCGCGCGACCTGCTCGCCAGTAGCCGAATCGAGGTCTATCGCAGTCGTGAGCCTGGCGACCCCCAGGGCGGACAAGCGGATCTTCCCTGCGACTCGTGCGTCCGGTTCCTGGTGCGGTTCGCGGTACTGCCGTGGTCCGACCTCGCCTTCGTGGAGGAATGGCGCCCGGAGCCGCGCGAGGTCATTCAACCCGGGCGGTTTCCTGACGACGTCGCCCACGCCCTCATGGACGGCGGCTGGCAGATCAGCATGTTCAACGAGGCACTCGCGATGGGCGCGATGACCGAGACGAAGGCGGTCGCGGGGCAGCATCACCGGCACGAGGCGTTCCCCGCCGCCGAGGCGGCGCTCACCGCGTTCCCGGCCGTCCTGAGCCGACGGCGCGGGCCCGGCGAGCAGGTCTGGATCAGCCGGTTCACTACGAATCCGCTGCGGGCCGCCCACACCGCCGACTCCCTCGCCGACTTCGCCGCCGTCCTGGGCGCCCGTCTCTTCCCGCTCGGCAGCGAACGTCAGGAGAGCATCCTCGCGATCGACGAGCACGGCCGGATCTTCGCCCTCGACCAGGCCGGCGAGTGGTTCCTCGGCGCCGACATCGACGCCGCCCTCACCACCCTGCTGCTCGGCCGCGCCCCCGCCCGGGTCCGCGACGACGGCACCTGGTGA
- a CDS encoding YbaB/EbfC family nucleoid-associated protein — translation MAESADRDANRALRARFDEVYGQYQRLRSGLDDLQTKLAELRVTERSDDGQVTAVVGARGELISVEVSPAAFQDRDARALSRKITETVLRASTAASAATRELVSGYLPPGSPSVEFLRTHDFGALLGRADSVLARGE, via the coding sequence GTGGCCGAGAGTGCGGACCGGGATGCGAACCGTGCACTGCGCGCGCGATTCGACGAGGTGTACGGCCAATACCAGCGCTTGCGGTCCGGTCTGGACGATCTCCAGACCAAGCTGGCCGAGTTGCGGGTCACCGAACGCTCCGACGACGGTCAGGTGACCGCCGTCGTCGGCGCGCGAGGCGAGCTGATCAGCGTCGAGGTGAGCCCGGCGGCGTTCCAGGACCGGGACGCCCGTGCGTTGAGCCGGAAGATCACCGAGACCGTGCTGCGCGCCTCCACCGCGGCGAGCGCCGCCACCCGCGAACTGGTCTCCGGATACCTGCCGCCGGGCTCCCCTTCGGTCGAATTCCTGCGTACCCATGACTTCGGCGCGCTGCTCGGCCGGGCTGACTCCGTGCTGGCCCGCGGCGAGTGA